A portion of the Clupea harengus chromosome 18, Ch_v2.0.2, whole genome shotgun sequence genome contains these proteins:
- the si:ch211-63p21.2 gene encoding FH1/FH2 domain-containing protein 3: MDSCVLDREDVQKLQALVPTDEELKLIKEAKAQSPRCPLAPAESCLQTLGGIQHLSSRLHLWAFALDYDALERARGFELSYLGKLSQVRDTHGRQPLLHHLCVLLLEIYPECSDLYSDITAVSRASKCDYSQVQSNLAHLEAHCKASWEQLRLLERDGDRRGKGSGADRSAGSGKEGCLRQNLPQFLKECVERLKVLRAVHRRVINRFHAFLLFLGYSRAMVRETSVEAFCKTVSDFALEYRATRHAILQQREREKEREEGDKEREKRGDLTPQSKPKQQPQTPSQESLEQYKLEKILRAPETSVNKSDLMMRRHRSRTPDKRGLHTRGLKW; encoded by the exons ATGGACAGCTGCGTTCTCGATCGAGAGGATGTGCAG AAGCTCCAGGCTCTGGTTCCTACGGATGAGGAGCTGAAACTGATCAAGGAGGCCAAAGCCCAGAGCCCTCGCTGCCCCCTGGCCCCAGCTGAGAGCTGCCTACAAACTTTGGGGGGCATCCAGCACTTGAGCTCCAGGCTTCATCTTTGGGCCTTTGCTCTTGACTATGATGCACTGGAGAGG GCCCGAGGCTTTGAGCTGAGTTACCTTGGCAAGCTCTCGCAGGTGAGGGATACCCACGGCCGCCAGCCACTGTtacatcacctgtgtgtgctaCTGCTGGAGATTTACCCAGAATGCTCTGACCTCTACTCGGACATCACTGCCGTCAGCCGGGCCAGTAAG tgtGATTACTCTCAAGTCCAGTCAAACCTGGCCCACCTCGAGGCCCATTGCAAAGCCTCATGGGAACAGCTGCGGCTGCTGGAGAGGGATGGGGACAGGAGGGGCAAAGGCAGTGGGGCAGACAGGTCCGCTGGGTCTGGAAAAGAGGGGTGCCTCCGTCAGAATCTCCCCCAGTTTctgaaggagtgtgtggagagactgaAGGTACTCAGGGCTGTCCACAGACGAGTCATCAACAG ATTTCATGCATTCCTCCTGTTTCTGGGTTACTCTCGTGCCATGGTAAGAGAGACCAGCGTGGAGGCCTTCTGTAAAACCGTGAGTGACTTCGCCCTGGAGTACAGGGCAACACGGCATGCCATcctacagcagagagaaagggagaaagagagagaagagggagacaaagaacgagaaaagagaggagaccTCACCCCTCAGTCCAAGCCAAAACAACAGCCTCAGACACCATCTCAG GAAAGCCTTGAACAATACAAACTAGAGAAGATACTGAGGGCTCCGGAGACATCCGTTAATAAATCGGACCTCATGATGCGCAGACACCGCAGTAGAACACCAGACAAAAGAG GTTTACACACACGTGGGCTTAAATGGTGA